The Channa argus isolate prfri chromosome 14, Channa argus male v1.0, whole genome shotgun sequence genome includes a window with the following:
- the sgip1b gene encoding SH3-containing GRB2-like protein 3-interacting protein 1 isoform X2 yields the protein MARPRRSTPTPSPAPDTPSDRLPQNVSAFFGLPSETKYARYDVVPTDVCGESRLQSESPLSRSFPTGVTRCVVGISAPPPLPPKNIPSRSHYSYSIDYSADLPNGRTARSSDPIYLNVLSPASYRGSPAPDLDDVFGPVDSPRTSEDTVSPRWVTFTDDRPPPPDEPAPPPPPDSPAPDTPSSTPSTPPLSPGPPPNEPPPLPPPFSPGSPPPFTPPDSPPSIVLGPPPPDEPAPPLPPDFSHSNSPPICLDEEAIDEEVLHFAEFSSSPAPISPVPPLPAERRSPRTGITSPLVLGGVGGKRTPEGGYFRDDISDFMGSPRELTPSFRGTPPPLPPTTYRSIMSSPGPYSGSSPSSPARPATPQSRGSPVPPPPPPRPSSRPKLPPGKPITDLTRPFSPPVSGSPPPFAPLARAESSSSISSITSQSAASTPTLGRDLNMSTTGCSRGPSPLTMGPQDTLPVAAAFTETINAYFKGADPSKCVVKITGEMVLSFPAGITRHFASHPAQPVLTFSISNYNRLEQVLPNPQLLCCDSTADSVYTKEFWVNMPNLMSHLKKVAEQKPQATYYNVDMIKYQVSAEGIQSTPLNLAVSWRGDATNTDLRIDYKYNTEAMASPVPLHNIHFLVPVDGGPAKVQAMIPPATWNPEQQTIQWKIKSLSHRSENGGVGALLGRFQMTEGLCKPSQLTVQFTSEGSTLSGCDIQLVGTGYRLSLVKKRFAAGKYLADN from the exons ATGGCTAGACCCAGACGCTCTACCCCCACACCAAGTCCTGCCCCAGACACACCAAG TGACAGGTTGCCGCAGAATGTTTCTGCCTTCTTTGGGCTGCCTTCAGAGACCAAATATGCCAGATATGATG TAGTCCCTACGGATGTATGCGGGGAATCAAGACTGCAGTCAGAATCACCTTTGAGTCGAAGTTTCCCAACAGGAG TGACTCGATGTGTTGTTGGTAtttcagctcctcctccacttcctccaaAAAACATTCCATCAAGAAGTCATTACAGCTATTCTATAGACTACTCTG CTGATCTACCCAATGGAAGGACAGCTCGCAGTTCTGACCCCATCTACCTAAATGTCCTGTCCCCTGCTTCTTACCGAGGCTCTCCGGCCCCTGACCTGGATGACGTGTTTGGCCCTGTGGACAGCCCTCGCACCAGCGAGGACACAGTTTCACCCAGATGGGTTACTTTTACTGATGACAGACCTCCGCCACCTGATGAACCTGCTCCCCCTCCACCACCGGATTCTCCTGCCCCAGATACACCCTCTTCTaccccctccacccccccaCTCTCTCCTGGACCGCCACCAAATGAGCCTCCTCCTTTGCCTCCACCATTTTCTCCTGGGTCTCCCCCTCCTTTTACACCACCAGACTCACCCCCTTCTATTGTTCTTGGACCTCCTCCCCCAGATGAACCAGCTCCCCCCCTGCCACCTGACTTTTCCCACTCTAATTCACCCCCAATCTGCCTTGACGAGGAGGCGATAGATGAAGAAGTGCTGCACTTTGCAGAGTTCTCTTCTTCCCCTGCCCCCATCAGCCCCGTGCCTCCTCTGCCAGCAGAACGGAGATCCCCTCGCACAGGAATCACTTCTCCCCTAGTTCTGGGGGGTGTTGGAGGAAAGAGGACTCCAGAGGGTGGATATTTCAGAGATGATATCTCAGACTTCATGGGTTCGCCCAGAGAGCTGACGCCAAGCTTCAGGGGcacacctcctcctctccctccgaCCACCTACAGATCTATTATGTCTTCACCAGGCCCGTACTCAGGCAGCA GCCCTTCCTCTCCTGCTCGTCCTGCCACACCTCAGTCTCGAGGCAGCCCAgtccctccacctcctcctcctcgacCATCCTCACGACCAAAGCTGCCCCCCGGGAAACCAATCACCGATCTG ACTCGGCCCTTCAGTCCACCAGTTTCAGGCAGTCCCCCACCTTTTGCCCCTCTAGCCCGGGCAGAGAgctcttcctccatctcctccattACCTCACAGAGTGCAGCGTCTACTCCAACCTTAGGAAGGGACCTTAACATGTCCACCACAG GATGCTCCAGAGGACCCAGTCCACTAACCATGGGACCCCAGGATACTCTGCCAGTGGCAGCTGCCTTCACAGAAACCATCAATGCCTACTTTAAAGGCGCTGATCCCAGCAA ATGTGTTGTGAAGATCACTGGGGAGATGGTGCTGTCATTCCCTGCAGGCATAACCAGGCATTTTGCCAGCCACCCAGCTCAACCTGTCCTCACCTTTAGCATAAGCAACTATAATCGACTGGAGCAGGTCCTCCCCAATCCACAGCTGCTTTGCTG CGATTCCACAGCAGACAGTGTATACACCAAGGAGTTCTGGGTAAATATGCCAAACTTGATGAGCCATCTGAAGAAAGTAGCTGAACAGAAGCCTCAGGCAACATACTACAATGTGGATATGATCAAATATCAG GTCTCAGCTGAGGGGATTCAGTCCACTCCACTGAATCTGGCAGTGAGCTGGCGAGGAGATGCCACCAACACAGACCTTAGAATAGATTACAAATACAACACCGAGGCCATGGCCAGCCCAGTACCACTTCACAACATCCACTTCTTGGTTCCTGTTGATGGAGGCCCAGCCAAAGTACAGGCCATGATCCCACCTGCCACCTG GAATCCAGAGCAGCAGACCATACAATGGAAGATTAAAAGCCTCTCTCATAGGTCTGAAAATGGAG GAGTAGGGGCTCTCCTGGGCCGGTTCCAGATGACAGAAGGTTTATGTAAACCCTCACAGCTGACAGTCCAGTTCACTAGTGAGGGAAGCACTCTGTCAGGGTGTGACATCCAGCTAGTCGGGACAGGCTACCGGCTGTCACTGGTCAAGAAGAGATTTGCTGCAG GGAAATATTTGGCAGATAATTAG
- the dynlt5 gene encoding dynein light chain Tctex-type 5, with protein MSDLLKDKFQRKERRISKVPSEGGHGARGKETRTKDSISTVSCIDELVQQDDNARMAVTMENTYQLGPYKRFPVLAVTDILKDVLTTYLQQEKYEVEWSQKMTKTLSEVIRARVKDLMIPRYKIVVLVHIGQLTGQSMQISSRCLWDASNDTFASYSFKNSSLFGLATVFAVYFE; from the exons ATGTCTGATCTGCTTAAAGACAAATTccaaagaaaagagaggaggataaGCAAGGTGCCTTCAGAAGGAGGCCATGGAGCCAGAGGCAAAGAAACAAGGACCAAGGA CTCTATAAGTACTGTGTCATGCATAGATGAACTAGTGCAACAAGATGACAATGCTCGCATGGCTGTAACAATGGAGAATACCTACCAGCTAG GACCCTACAAACGTTTCCCTGTCCTTGCTGTCACAGATATACTGAAGGATGTACTTACCACTTACCTCcaacaagaaaaatatgaagTTGAGTGGtcacaaaaaatgacaaaaacattaagtgAG GTAATAAGAGCTCGTGTGAAGGACCTTATGATTCCCAGATATAAGATAGTCGTCCTGGTCCACATCGGCCAGCTCACTGGACAGAGCATGCAAATCAGCAGCCGCTGTCTATGGGATGCATCTAATGATACTTTTGCATCGTACTCCTTCAAGAACAGCTCTCTGTTTGGTTTGGCAACTGTCTTTGCTGTATACTTCGAGTGA
- the sgip1b gene encoding SH3-containing GRB2-like protein 3-interacting protein 1 isoform X3 produces the protein MMQGLKNRTRKALGLRKKERETDTTSSPDKVGTGSGKKGNKKANGAPNGFYGEIDWDRYASPDVDEEGFSLRPGDDGDAASKGKHFFSSSDSEDDEDSKKKFKIKIKPLVSDSAKCVPPSMDELKASVGGLALSPSLKRSPRRSPCQIKRNLSCEEMARPRRSTPTPSPAPDTPSDRLPQNVSAFFGLPSETKYARYDVVPTDVCGESRLQSESPLSRSFPTGAPPPLPPKNIPSRSHYSYSIDYSADLPNGRTARSSDPIYLNVLSPASYRGSPAPDLDDVFGPVDSPRTSEDTVSPRWVTFTDDRPPPPDEPAPPPPPDSPAPDTPSSTPSTPPLSPGPPPNEPPPLPPPFSPGSPPPFTPPDSPPSIVLGPPPPDEPAPPLPPDFSHSNSPPICLDEEAIDEEVLHFAEFSSSPAPISPVPPLPAERRSPRTGITSPLVLGGVGGKRTPEGGYFRDDISDFMGSPRELTPSFRGTPPPLPPTTYRSIMSSPGPYSGSSPSSPARPATPQSRGSPVPPPPPPRPSSRPKLPPGKPITDLTRPFSPPVSGSPPPFAPLARAESSSSISSITSQSAASTPTLGRDLNMSTTEVSLPLVWFDHGRFYLAFEGCSRGPSPLTMGPQDTLPVAAAFTETINAYFKGADPSKCVVKITGEMVLSFPAGITRHFASHPAQPVLTFSISNYNRLEQVLPNPQLLCCDSTADSVYTKEFWVNMPNLMSHLKKVAEQKPQATYYNVDMIKYQVSAEGIQSTPLNLAVSWRGDATNTDLRIDYKYNTEAMASPVPLHNIHFLVPVDGGPAKVQAMIPPATWNPEQQTIQWKIKSLSHRSENGGVGALLGRFQMTEGLCKPSQLTVQFTSEGSTLSGCDIQLVGTGYRLSLVKKRFAAGKYLADN, from the exons ATGATGCAAG GACTGAAAAACCGAACAAGGAAAGCCCTGGGCTTacgaaagaaagagagggaaacagaCACAAC GAGCTCACCTGACAAAGTAGGAACTGGAagtggaaaaaaaggaaat AAAAAGGCTAATGGGGCACCTAATGGTTTCTATGGGGAGATTGACTGGGACAGATAT GCCTCTCCCGACGTGGATGAGGAGGGTTTCAGCCTCCGACCcggtgatgatggtgatg CAGCTTCCAAAGGAAAGCACTTTTTCTCCTCCAGCGACTCAGAGGACGATGAGGACAGCAAGAAAAAGTTCAAAATAAAGATCAAGCCACTGGTGTCAGACAGTGCCAAGTGTGTCCCTCCATCAATGGATGAGTTAAAAGCCTCAGTTGGAGGCCTGGCACTCTCGCCATCTCTG AAGAGAAGTCCG AGACGCAGCCCG TGCCAGATAAAAAGGAATTTGTCct GTGAGGAGATGGCTAGACCCAGACGCTCTACCCCCACACCAAGTCCTGCCCCAGACACACCAAG TGACAGGTTGCCGCAGAATGTTTCTGCCTTCTTTGGGCTGCCTTCAGAGACCAAATATGCCAGATATGATG TAGTCCCTACGGATGTATGCGGGGAATCAAGACTGCAGTCAGAATCACCTTTGAGTCGAAGTTTCCCAACAGGAG ctcctcctccacttcctccaaAAAACATTCCATCAAGAAGTCATTACAGCTATTCTATAGACTACTCTG CTGATCTACCCAATGGAAGGACAGCTCGCAGTTCTGACCCCATCTACCTAAATGTCCTGTCCCCTGCTTCTTACCGAGGCTCTCCGGCCCCTGACCTGGATGACGTGTTTGGCCCTGTGGACAGCCCTCGCACCAGCGAGGACACAGTTTCACCCAGATGGGTTACTTTTACTGATGACAGACCTCCGCCACCTGATGAACCTGCTCCCCCTCCACCACCGGATTCTCCTGCCCCAGATACACCCTCTTCTaccccctccacccccccaCTCTCTCCTGGACCGCCACCAAATGAGCCTCCTCCTTTGCCTCCACCATTTTCTCCTGGGTCTCCCCCTCCTTTTACACCACCAGACTCACCCCCTTCTATTGTTCTTGGACCTCCTCCCCCAGATGAACCAGCTCCCCCCCTGCCACCTGACTTTTCCCACTCTAATTCACCCCCAATCTGCCTTGACGAGGAGGCGATAGATGAAGAAGTGCTGCACTTTGCAGAGTTCTCTTCTTCCCCTGCCCCCATCAGCCCCGTGCCTCCTCTGCCAGCAGAACGGAGATCCCCTCGCACAGGAATCACTTCTCCCCTAGTTCTGGGGGGTGTTGGAGGAAAGAGGACTCCAGAGGGTGGATATTTCAGAGATGATATCTCAGACTTCATGGGTTCGCCCAGAGAGCTGACGCCAAGCTTCAGGGGcacacctcctcctctccctccgaCCACCTACAGATCTATTATGTCTTCACCAGGCCCGTACTCAGGCAGCA GCCCTTCCTCTCCTGCTCGTCCTGCCACACCTCAGTCTCGAGGCAGCCCAgtccctccacctcctcctcctcgacCATCCTCACGACCAAAGCTGCCCCCCGGGAAACCAATCACCGATCTG ACTCGGCCCTTCAGTCCACCAGTTTCAGGCAGTCCCCCACCTTTTGCCCCTCTAGCCCGGGCAGAGAgctcttcctccatctcctccattACCTCACAGAGTGCAGCGTCTACTCCAACCTTAGGAAGGGACCTTAACATGTCCACCACAG AGGTCTCACTGCCTCTGGTATGGTTTGACCATGgcaggttttatttagcttttgaaG GATGCTCCAGAGGACCCAGTCCACTAACCATGGGACCCCAGGATACTCTGCCAGTGGCAGCTGCCTTCACAGAAACCATCAATGCCTACTTTAAAGGCGCTGATCCCAGCAA ATGTGTTGTGAAGATCACTGGGGAGATGGTGCTGTCATTCCCTGCAGGCATAACCAGGCATTTTGCCAGCCACCCAGCTCAACCTGTCCTCACCTTTAGCATAAGCAACTATAATCGACTGGAGCAGGTCCTCCCCAATCCACAGCTGCTTTGCTG CGATTCCACAGCAGACAGTGTATACACCAAGGAGTTCTGGGTAAATATGCCAAACTTGATGAGCCATCTGAAGAAAGTAGCTGAACAGAAGCCTCAGGCAACATACTACAATGTGGATATGATCAAATATCAG GTCTCAGCTGAGGGGATTCAGTCCACTCCACTGAATCTGGCAGTGAGCTGGCGAGGAGATGCCACCAACACAGACCTTAGAATAGATTACAAATACAACACCGAGGCCATGGCCAGCCCAGTACCACTTCACAACATCCACTTCTTGGTTCCTGTTGATGGAGGCCCAGCCAAAGTACAGGCCATGATCCCACCTGCCACCTG GAATCCAGAGCAGCAGACCATACAATGGAAGATTAAAAGCCTCTCTCATAGGTCTGAAAATGGAG GAGTAGGGGCTCTCCTGGGCCGGTTCCAGATGACAGAAGGTTTATGTAAACCCTCACAGCTGACAGTCCAGTTCACTAGTGAGGGAAGCACTCTGTCAGGGTGTGACATCCAGCTAGTCGGGACAGGCTACCGGCTGTCACTGGTCAAGAAGAGATTTGCTGCAG GGAAATATTTGGCAGATAATTAG
- the sgip1b gene encoding SH3-containing GRB2-like protein 3-interacting protein 1 isoform X1 — protein sequence MARPRRSTPTPSPAPDTPSDRLPQNVSAFFGLPSETKYARYDVVPTDVCGESRLQSESPLSRSFPTGVTRCVVGISAPPPLPPKNIPSRSHYSYSIDYSADLPNGRTARSSDPIYLNVLSPASYRGSPAPDLDDVFGPVDSPRTSEDTVSPRWVTFTDDRPPPPDEPAPPPPPDSPAPDTPSSTPSTPPLSPGPPPNEPPPLPPPFSPGSPPPFTPPDSPPSIVLGPPPPDEPAPPLPPDFSHSNSPPICLDEEAIDEEVLHFAEFSSSPAPISPVPPLPAERRSPRTGITSPLVLGGVGGKRTPEGGYFRDDISDFMGSPRELTPSFRGTPPPLPPTTYRSIMSSPGPYSGSSPSSPARPATPQSRGSPVPPPPPPRPSSRPKLPPGKPITDLTRPFSPPVSGSPPPFAPLARAESSSSISSITSQSAASTPTLGRDLNMSTTEVSLPLVWFDHGRFYLAFEGCSRGPSPLTMGPQDTLPVAAAFTETINAYFKGADPSKCVVKITGEMVLSFPAGITRHFASHPAQPVLTFSISNYNRLEQVLPNPQLLCCDSTADSVYTKEFWVNMPNLMSHLKKVAEQKPQATYYNVDMIKYQVSAEGIQSTPLNLAVSWRGDATNTDLRIDYKYNTEAMASPVPLHNIHFLVPVDGGPAKVQAMIPPATWNPEQQTIQWKIKSLSHRSENGGVGALLGRFQMTEGLCKPSQLTVQFTSEGSTLSGCDIQLVGTGYRLSLVKKRFAAGKYLADN from the exons ATGGCTAGACCCAGACGCTCTACCCCCACACCAAGTCCTGCCCCAGACACACCAAG TGACAGGTTGCCGCAGAATGTTTCTGCCTTCTTTGGGCTGCCTTCAGAGACCAAATATGCCAGATATGATG TAGTCCCTACGGATGTATGCGGGGAATCAAGACTGCAGTCAGAATCACCTTTGAGTCGAAGTTTCCCAACAGGAG TGACTCGATGTGTTGTTGGTAtttcagctcctcctccacttcctccaaAAAACATTCCATCAAGAAGTCATTACAGCTATTCTATAGACTACTCTG CTGATCTACCCAATGGAAGGACAGCTCGCAGTTCTGACCCCATCTACCTAAATGTCCTGTCCCCTGCTTCTTACCGAGGCTCTCCGGCCCCTGACCTGGATGACGTGTTTGGCCCTGTGGACAGCCCTCGCACCAGCGAGGACACAGTTTCACCCAGATGGGTTACTTTTACTGATGACAGACCTCCGCCACCTGATGAACCTGCTCCCCCTCCACCACCGGATTCTCCTGCCCCAGATACACCCTCTTCTaccccctccacccccccaCTCTCTCCTGGACCGCCACCAAATGAGCCTCCTCCTTTGCCTCCACCATTTTCTCCTGGGTCTCCCCCTCCTTTTACACCACCAGACTCACCCCCTTCTATTGTTCTTGGACCTCCTCCCCCAGATGAACCAGCTCCCCCCCTGCCACCTGACTTTTCCCACTCTAATTCACCCCCAATCTGCCTTGACGAGGAGGCGATAGATGAAGAAGTGCTGCACTTTGCAGAGTTCTCTTCTTCCCCTGCCCCCATCAGCCCCGTGCCTCCTCTGCCAGCAGAACGGAGATCCCCTCGCACAGGAATCACTTCTCCCCTAGTTCTGGGGGGTGTTGGAGGAAAGAGGACTCCAGAGGGTGGATATTTCAGAGATGATATCTCAGACTTCATGGGTTCGCCCAGAGAGCTGACGCCAAGCTTCAGGGGcacacctcctcctctccctccgaCCACCTACAGATCTATTATGTCTTCACCAGGCCCGTACTCAGGCAGCA GCCCTTCCTCTCCTGCTCGTCCTGCCACACCTCAGTCTCGAGGCAGCCCAgtccctccacctcctcctcctcgacCATCCTCACGACCAAAGCTGCCCCCCGGGAAACCAATCACCGATCTG ACTCGGCCCTTCAGTCCACCAGTTTCAGGCAGTCCCCCACCTTTTGCCCCTCTAGCCCGGGCAGAGAgctcttcctccatctcctccattACCTCACAGAGTGCAGCGTCTACTCCAACCTTAGGAAGGGACCTTAACATGTCCACCACAG AGGTCTCACTGCCTCTGGTATGGTTTGACCATGgcaggttttatttagcttttgaaG GATGCTCCAGAGGACCCAGTCCACTAACCATGGGACCCCAGGATACTCTGCCAGTGGCAGCTGCCTTCACAGAAACCATCAATGCCTACTTTAAAGGCGCTGATCCCAGCAA ATGTGTTGTGAAGATCACTGGGGAGATGGTGCTGTCATTCCCTGCAGGCATAACCAGGCATTTTGCCAGCCACCCAGCTCAACCTGTCCTCACCTTTAGCATAAGCAACTATAATCGACTGGAGCAGGTCCTCCCCAATCCACAGCTGCTTTGCTG CGATTCCACAGCAGACAGTGTATACACCAAGGAGTTCTGGGTAAATATGCCAAACTTGATGAGCCATCTGAAGAAAGTAGCTGAACAGAAGCCTCAGGCAACATACTACAATGTGGATATGATCAAATATCAG GTCTCAGCTGAGGGGATTCAGTCCACTCCACTGAATCTGGCAGTGAGCTGGCGAGGAGATGCCACCAACACAGACCTTAGAATAGATTACAAATACAACACCGAGGCCATGGCCAGCCCAGTACCACTTCACAACATCCACTTCTTGGTTCCTGTTGATGGAGGCCCAGCCAAAGTACAGGCCATGATCCCACCTGCCACCTG GAATCCAGAGCAGCAGACCATACAATGGAAGATTAAAAGCCTCTCTCATAGGTCTGAAAATGGAG GAGTAGGGGCTCTCCTGGGCCGGTTCCAGATGACAGAAGGTTTATGTAAACCCTCACAGCTGACAGTCCAGTTCACTAGTGAGGGAAGCACTCTGTCAGGGTGTGACATCCAGCTAGTCGGGACAGGCTACCGGCTGTCACTGGTCAAGAAGAGATTTGCTGCAG GGAAATATTTGGCAGATAATTAG